Genomic DNA from Gimesia aquarii:
AGGCGACAAGTTGACTTTCCGGCAGACTGGAGAACCAGTTGGCTAATCCGCGTCCGCGACCACCACAACCCACGAGTGCGACGTTGACTTTTTCGTTCGCGGAGACGGCTGTATGTCCGACCGCTGACATTCCAGCCCAAACAAGAGACGCTCCCAAAAATCCCCGACGGCTCACATCACTCATAGCGGATCTCCTCGCATGTTGACATTACTAATGCGTAAACTGCTATAAATGATCCTAAACAACACAGAATGATACATCAAGGGCTATTGATGCTTTGGGGCTTTCGTTATCAAGAGGGTTCTTAGTGCTCGAAAGATCTCGGAACTAAAAAGAACCTTTCATTCTAGTAGTCTTCGTCCTCATAGTCATCGTAGGGGGGCGATAGATAAATCTCGCCTTTCCAAGGGTGGTTTGTTGAGCCATGTAGTGAGTATTTTTTATCGGCAGGTAATAAATCTAATGCTCTATGGAATCCGTCCATGATTGAGTCCGCTGAATCAAAGAGCGATTTGAGTTGGTTCTCTGTCCGTTCATAAAGATCATCATCTTCATCGAAATCATCACTGTAGGAGATGGTATCTGCTAGCTCAGAGATGATCGATTCAACATCAGACCGTTCATGTACAATAAAGATCCGGTCGACCGTCTCCTCCCATTCATCACCTGACATATTGGTTTCTTTAAGATAATTCTTACGAATCTGTTCGTCGATAAAGTAGCTGATTTCTTGTTTCCAGGGCTGTTTCACCATTTCAATTTCTTCGTCTGAAAGGTCCGTGCGGCCTTCCTTGGCGGAAACCCGCATGACTTCTTCTGTTGTGATACCTCCTCGCTCAATGCGCCAATCCATAGTACGCGCCCAGGATTTCTTGAATACTTCTTCAAAGCTTTTATCTGTATGGTCGACGACGGTCTTTCCGGCGATTTCTTCAAGCATCCGATTATGCAATTCATTGACATGACTTTCATCTGATAGATTCAGATGATCCATTCTAATCATTTGGCTGAATTCAGGATGGTCCATTCCATCATCGGGGGCCGTACTGACTGTGATCTGTGTTTCGTCTGACATTTCACAAACCAGATCCAGATAAAACGCGTTTGCTTGATCGACTTCATAGATTAAAGCGAAGCCCGGTAAATCTGAGTTTTTGAATCCCAGCATTTTGACATGCACAGGAGCATATGAGTCAAATGATCCGGTAACCCGATACCCTAATCTTTCCAGTGCTTCCGTTGTTGTTTTTTTCTTTGAGAAATCAGTCCATTCCAGTTCATTATTTTTTTCCAACTCAATACGAAGTGGAGGAACGCCTGCCCCTCCCATATTTGAGAGTGCTTCTGCTAAATGCGAAGAAAATTTTCGGAGCTTGAATTTAATCCAAAACCAGATGAGCAGAATTAAAATCACAAAGCCTAAAATAACGCCGAGCGCAACGTAGAGGATCATGATCATCGGGCTTCCGTTCTACCAGTTGGATACAGGGAATAGATGTCCCAACTGGAATATCAAATTTTGGAATGCAAACTCAGAGAGGTGATCTCAACTAGTACTAAGGTACCAATCTGAAAAAGAGGATCAAGAAAATTTAGAAGCCACTCATACTTTTTTAACTAAAGTCGATCAATCATTCATTTTTCACGGGATGGGGCTGATTCCACAAGATTTTTGAAACATACACGCTGTTGTCTGCCCCGTATTTGTTATCAACGGGCATGATGTGATTGGGGCCGTGAGTTTGCATCCACTCACTGACAATCACCCAGGTTTCATGTTTGTTTACATTAACGACTCCAAAATTTCCCAAACGGGCACCACGTTCGGGTACCAGGATACGTTCCGAATTTCGAATGATGGCCATCTTTTCTGGATTCACACGGCCAATGAAAAGAGGAGCACGGTTTCGAAAGACGTGGTCATTCTTTGCTCCTCTGCGCGTGTAAACCAAAAATAACCCGTTTGCGTGAGTGACCCAGTGGGCCTGCGTATTGTAACTGCCCAGATCCTGACCATCATCGAACGTCCATTTTTGCGGTGGTGCGAAATGCAGCCCATCCCTGCTGCGGGTGACATAAGCAAATTTGTCGTTCCGCAATGTCAGGTAAAACCAATCACCAAATTTTGTGATCGATGGCTCGGCAAATCCCCGTCCGAAATCGATCGATAATTCATTACCGTGTTCAACATACTTCAACGTTTCACCGTCAAAGCGACAACGGATCACCATCACATCAGAGACTTTTTTACCAGGCTTCGTAAAATAGACCGGTAGCAGAATGTCACCGTTGGGTAAATCATAACGTTGCACCGAGCCAGCGCCGCTACTGGCAAACTCGGGGCCGTCCGGCAGTTTGAGCGATTTCCAGTTCGACCAGACATTCGTTTTGGGATCGTAAGCGGCATATGATGTGACGCGAATATTCTTTTTGTGGTCGATGCGATTGTTGTAGTAGCGGACGGTATGGCCGATACCCAGAAGTGTTTTCGATTTCGCGTGCCATTGCGGCCAGAAATCAGAGACAACAACTTCACCACCGTCGGGGAGGTTATGGCGGCTAAGGTTTTTCTGTTCGACTGGACCCTGCCAGCTTTTCCCCAGGTTGTCAGTTCGCATTGAGTTCAATGCATAAAAAATATCACTACCCGATAATAGTAATTTTTGCATCGTCATCACCACAATTGGATCAGAGGATGAGTTGCCCGGTGCTCCGACAGGAATCGCTCCGGCTCGTGCATGTACCCAGCAAGTCTTTCCATCATAGCCTTTGATGGCGGTACTCAACTGAATGCGAAAATCCAACTGCTGCGGCTTTTGATCTGCAGCATGCAAATTATTGTGTGTGAATAACCAGAGCATCGACAGCATCAATAGAAACGATTTTTGTAAGGGCATGGTTTGTTCTCGATCTATTATTTAAGTTGTGCCATTGAATTCAGAGGTGATCGCAGATTCATCATACCCGCAGTAGTCCAGACCGGCAATCATTTGCTGCTTTGCAGAATTGAGCAGAGTCTATTTGCCAATGCGCTTGCGGTTGCTCACGAACTGCTTACAATAAAATGCAATGCTCATTGATTACTGATTTGCAATCCCATATGCCCCACACATTGCCAACCCGTTAGAAAGCCCACCGATGAAGCGACTCCTCAGTCTCAGCTTGTTGTTTTTGATTTCCCATCCCATCTGCATCATTGCGGGGGAAGAAAAAAAGGATTCTGTCGAGCCGATTAATGTCAAAGCAATCGATTGGCCCTGGTGGCGAGGCCCACAGCGAAATGGGATTGCCTATGCGAACCAGAATCCTCCACTCAAATGGAGTAAAGCAGAAAACATCGTCTGGAAATCACCGATTCCCGGGCGCGGCTATAGTTCTCCGACAGTCGTCGGAAATCGAATTTATCTCGCGACGGCGAATAAGAAGAATGAAGCACAGTCTGTCCTGTGCTATGACCGTGCAACAGGGAAACAACTCTGGCAAACCATCATTCACAAAGGGGGCTTCAGTACTAAAGGTAATAAAAAATCGACGCATGCGTCTTCAACGGTTGCCTGTGACGGAAAACGACTTTTTATCAACTTTGTCAATAATGGGGCCGCTTACACCACGGCACTGACATTGGATGGCAGGCTTCTCTGGCAGACGAAGATTACAGATTACGTCATTCATCAGGGATATGGTTCCTCACCCGCAATTTATGATTCACTGGTGATTGTCTCAGCGGATAACAAAGGGGGCGGCGCGATAGCCGCATTGAAACGAAAAGATGGTTCGGTAGTCTGGAAAATTGATCGTCCCAAGACTCCGAACTATCCTTCGCCCATCATTCTAAACGTGGCGGGGAAAGATCAAGTGCTGATGACGGGTTGTGATTTGGTAACGGGCATTGAACCACTCACGGGGAAAAAACTCTGGGAGATCGAAGGGGCAACCACGGAATGTGTGACTTCTACCGTGACGAATGGCGATCTTATTTTGACCAGTGGTGGTTATCCCAAAAATCATATGTCCGCTGTCAAAGCCGATGGTTCTGGTACCGTCGTCTGGGAGAACAGCAATCGCATGTATGTACCTTCCATGTTAGTGCAGGGTGACACGATTTACTCTGTCACCGATAATGGCGTTGCCATCTGCTGGGATATTAAGACCGGTAAACAAATCTGGAAGGCGCGATTAGGCGGAACTTTCAGTTCATCTCCCGTGTTGGTGGGAGATCGGATTTATGTGACCAATGAAGCGGGCGAGACGTATATTTTCAAAGCCGATCCGAAAGAATTCGAATTATTGGGAGAGAATAAATTAGGAACGGAAGTTTTTGCAACTCCCACATTTTGTGACAGTCGCATTTATATGCGTGTTTCTGAAGAGGTCGACGGTAAACGTCAGGAATTATTGTACTGCATCGGAAAACGCTGATTGGTTCTGAATCAGTCATCCGCTGGTTGATAAAACCAGGCCAGTGGTACCGAACGGAAGCGCGACGAAATCACATTCTTCTCATAGCTGACGTAATAACCCATGATGGCTCGTCCCTGATGGAACATAAGGCTGATATAGGAATATTCGTGATCTGGGTTGTTCTCCAGGTTCTTTTTGAATTTCCAGGTTTTGCCTTCATCAGAACTAATGGCGACGGTTAAGGGAGTGCGTTTGCCGCCGTGTCCTGCTCCTGCTTTAAAATGATCGTTCCAGATCAGCATCAGATCACCGGTGGAGGGAATGCGACGCAGCGTGGCTGGTGCCTCGGGAGCCCGTACACCCCACGAACCTGGCTTGCCCCAGGTCTCTCCTCCATCTTCGGAAACACTTGATCCGATGTGACCGGATTGCGTACGGAAAATCATCAGAACGTTACCATTTTTTAACTCACAAACTTCTGGTTCCATCGCACCTCGTTTTGCGTAATCGACGCTTCCCTTTGATTGCCGCCAGGTCTTTCCCTGATCATCAGAGATGAAGCAGGTGCATACGAAGTGGTTCACATTACGCACATCAGCTGTGGATGCGACCGGAGCGAGCCAACGGCCTGAAGAGAGGATTGTGATACGATCATTATTCATCACGTGGTAACCGGGAGGCACCGTGATTTCGATTGCCTCCCCAAATGTTTTTCCGTTGTCTTCGGAAATCTTTAAATAGGCTTTCAGGTCAGAGTATGTATTTTTCTTGAGATAGAACAGTCCGATAGGGCGTTTTTCATGCATGGGTCCTTTTATGTAACGCAGTGTGGCCGACATGACATTTTTCTTGCCCGTGTTTTCCTGCAAGACGCGGGGTTCGCTCCAGGTTCTGCCTCCATCGGTTGATGTTTTACCGATGATTCGCGCAGTGGCGAAGTCAGAGCCACTGTCGATGAATTGTGTGGTTGCGTACAATAAACTGCCGTCGTTCAAAGGCAAGATCGAACCTTCACTGTAACGGGGGTACTTTTTCGATGACGGGAAGAGTTCATTGACGACAACTTCTCCTCGCGGATGTGGAGCTGTTTTCGCAAGGACAATTAACGCCTGGGCAGCCCGCACTCTGGCGTCCAGATTGTCATCGTTTAACTGTTTGATCAGCTTTGCTTTCAAATGACTGGCGCCCGCTTCACCGGCAAAGATGGCGGAATAGGTTTTGATGGCGGGGTTATCGCTGTCCAGATTCTTTTCAATGGCCTGTAACCCTTCCGGATCGCCATGCATGGCCAATGCCGTTTCGAAATAAGCACGTACAAACGGATCATCGGTTCGTTTCAGATTTGCTTTAAGTGCGGGGATATCCTGCTGGTCTCCCACGCGAGCGATAATCCAGGCGGCCACGCTGGCGACGCTGATATCCGGATCGTTCAGGAATTTTCGTACTAAACGCAGTGCATCCTGGTTACCCCAACGCGAGAGCAGGGCGGCAGCCATCATCGCTTTACGGGGGTTTTCGGATTGCATCGCTTCGCGAATGAGAATCCCGTCACCCAACTCATTGACTTTGTACAAGGATTCGCAGGCATGTACGTGTCCGTGAGGATCTTTGCCAGCGAGAATCTGAAACATGATTGCAGCTTTGGAACGATCGCCAGCACGTACGAGTTCTCGTGCCAGCCCGCAACGGTGCTGGTCATCTTTCTCTGTCTTCAATTTGGGTTCCAGCAAGTCACGAACTTCTGCCCCTTCACCGGCCAGAGTGAGTGCTTCCGCCGCATGCATGGAAGGCCAGAACTCATCACTGCGAATGGCCTCTCGCAATACTTCCAGGCAACGCGCCCTGGTTTGGGGACTCAATTTGATCTGAGGTGACTTCGTTTCGTTACCAGCCACCAATACTGATTGGCAGAATAAAGTCAAAGCCAAAGTAACCGTCGTGAACCAGGAGAGTGATTTCATCATGCTGCTTCTATCAAAAGGTGTGATTCAGTGTGTGGTGGATTTAAGAAGACAGCAGCTGTGTCTGCTGTCGTTGGCATTCCGTTTTAACTAAGCCGTTTCAGTTTTGTGATTCGCCCCGTGGCCACCCATTCGGCAACAAAAATATTTCCATCCTGATCAAAACAGGCATCGTGCGGATGCACAAACCGACCGGCTTGCCACTTCTGTGGTGTTTCCCGCATGCGGGGTTTGGCGGTTTTCATCGCTTTGGCCCAATCCGGATCCTGTCCTAAATGAGCGACAACTTTATTATCAGCATCCAGCAGCGTGATACGCGATGCCAGGTCGGGAACCAGCAAGAGTTCCTGGTAGGCATCCACATTCGCGGGCAGAATAAAGTCTGTCATCGTTTTGAGATGCTTTCCCTCTAACGTGAACCATTGCAGGCGGCCATTAGCCCGGTCTGCCACCACAACGGATGGCTCGCGTCCTTCACGGTCATCAATCCACAGGCCATGCGGCAGGTTGAATTTACCATCTTCTTTGCCTTGACCCCCGAAGGCAGAAAGCCATTTTCCATTTTTGTCATAACGGTGGATCTGATAGGCGCCATAACCATCGGCCAGATAAAAACCACCATCGGTATGAAAGGCAAAGTTGGTCGGCATGAATCGGTTTCGTCCCCAGACTTTCTTGGGTTGGGTCGCTTCTCCTTTCGCATACGCTTTGGATTCCATCGGCGCATAGTTCTGCCAGACCGTTTCCCCTTTCAGATCAAGCTTGGCAAAGGTTTTCAGATGTTGATAACCTGTAACATAGAGAAACTGTTCATTGCCTTCCTGCCGGACTTCGAGACCGTGGCCGCCACCTTGAAACTGTTTGCCAAATGAGCGGACATAGTTTCCTTTCGGATCAAATACAAAGATCGAAGGATGATCTTTCTGATTGGCGCGGCCTTCGTGGATGACATACACAAACCCGTCTTTGTCAACGGCGACATTGTGTGTGGTCTGCCACGTGAATTGGGAAGGGAGTTTCGCCCAGTCGTGATTCACTTCGTATTGATAGTCGCCAGAACCCAGCACAATACGCGAGTCGGTTTTTGTGCCTGCATGAATGGCGGGAGCACCGAATAAGGCGGCCGTGGTTCCGGCTGCTGTCGTTTTTAAAAATTCACGACGCGTTTGTGACGGTTGCGGTTGACTCATGATCGATCTCCCTGAGCGGTTTTATTGAGATAAGCGAATTTGGTAATGAAATTAAAATAGGGTTCCTTAAACTGTAACCAGTGCTGAAAGCCAGATCAATTCGTAACTCGAATCTTCCTGCATTTCTTCAGAACCGGCGTGACAGTGATTTTCGATTGTTGAGTCCTGTCTCATGTCTGTTTACAATAGAGTCCATATCTCTTTGAATTCCGTGATCTCTCACATTAGTAAAGCAGCAACATGCCAAACTCGCGTCTCCCTAGATTTGTGATTCTCTTTTGTACGTTCTGTTTTCTGTTTTCGTTTGGAACGCATCTGAGTGCCGCTGAAAAGCCGAATATCATTCTCATTATGTGTGATGATATGGGCTATTCCGATATCGGCTGTTACGGAGGCGAAGTCGAGACTCCCCATCTGAATCGACTGGCGCGGGAAGGGATGCGGTTCACTCAGTTTTATAACAACGCCAAATGTACGACCACGCGGGCTTCTATTCTGACCGGCCTCTATCCCCGTTTCGGCAAGGGAGGCCATATGCGACAAAATATGGTGACGCTCGGCGAAGCGATGAAGGTCGCCGGTTATCATACGGGACTCAGCGGCAAGTGGCATTTAATGCGCACGAAGGGCTACGCCAAGAGCAAATATCCCGGTGGCTGGATTGATCGTTACGATAAAACAACACATCCGTTCTTTCGTGGCTTTGACTCGTATTACGGTGTGCTGGATGGTTGTTGTAATTTCTTCGATCCAACGATTTCTGATCCTCCCTACAAACGCGCCGGCATTCGCAGCTTTGGGCATGACGACAAAGCGGTGACCCAATTTAAAGAGGATTACTACACAACGGATGCCTTTACCGACCATACACTCGATATGATTCAGCGTTATAGCAAAGATGAGAAACCGTTTTTTATTCATCTTTGCTACACTGCCCCGCATTATCCGCTCCATGCAAAGCCCAAAGACATCGCAAAGTATGTCGGAAAGTTCAAAATGGGGTGGGATCAGATGCGGAAAGACCGTTGGAAACGGATTCAAAAGATGGGTTTGGCGGGTGAGAACTGGTCTTTGTCGGAAGGAGACAGCCGTAGTTACGCATGGGAGACGGCGAATCACGAGTTCGAAGACCTGCGAATGGCCGTTTATGCCGCCATGATTGACAGTATGGATCAAAATATTGGTCGGATTATGACCACTTTGAAAGCAACGAATCAACTCGATAATACCCTGGTCCTGTTTCTCTCAGACAATGGGGGCTGCAGTGAAGAACCGGGCGGACGTGATCCTAACAAGCGGACTCCCGGTCCCAAAGACGATTATGTGGCCGTCGGTCCTTCCTGGGGCTGGGCGCAGAATTCTCCTTTCCGGCGGTATAAATCGTGGGTACATGAAGGGGGCATCTCGACGCCTTGCATCGCCTGGTGGCCGGGTAAAGTTCCGGCTGGGAGTATCAATCGCAGTCCGGCTCACATTATTGACCTGATGCCGACCTTTCTGGAAATGGCGGAGACCGAGTATCCAAAAACCTATCAGGGACACGACATTCTACCCGTTGAAGGTACCAGCATGCTGGCACTCTTAAAAGGTGAAGAGAAATCACTG
This window encodes:
- a CDS encoding sialidase family protein, translating into MPLQKSFLLMLSMLWLFTHNNLHAADQKPQQLDFRIQLSTAIKGYDGKTCWVHARAGAIPVGAPGNSSSDPIVVMTMQKLLLSGSDIFYALNSMRTDNLGKSWQGPVEQKNLSRHNLPDGGEVVVSDFWPQWHAKSKTLLGIGHTVRYYNNRIDHKKNIRVTSYAAYDPKTNVWSNWKSLKLPDGPEFASSGAGSVQRYDLPNGDILLPVYFTKPGKKVSDVMVIRCRFDGETLKYVEHGNELSIDFGRGFAEPSITKFGDWFYLTLRNDKFAYVTRSRDGLHFAPPQKWTFDDGQDLGSYNTQAHWVTHANGLFLVYTRRGAKNDHVFRNRAPLFIGRVNPEKMAIIRNSERILVPERGARLGNFGVVNVNKHETWVIVSEWMQTHGPNHIMPVDNKYGADNSVYVSKILWNQPHPVKNE
- a CDS encoding twin-arginine translocation signal domain-containing protein → MSQPQPSQTRREFLKTTAAGTTAALFGAPAIHAGTKTDSRIVLGSGDYQYEVNHDWAKLPSQFTWQTTHNVAVDKDGFVYVIHEGRANQKDHPSIFVFDPKGNYVRSFGKQFQGGGHGLEVRQEGNEQFLYVTGYQHLKTFAKLDLKGETVWQNYAPMESKAYAKGEATQPKKVWGRNRFMPTNFAFHTDGGFYLADGYGAYQIHRYDKNGKWLSAFGGQGKEDGKFNLPHGLWIDDREGREPSVVVADRANGRLQWFTLEGKHLKTMTDFILPANVDAYQELLLVPDLASRITLLDADNKVVAHLGQDPDWAKAMKTAKPRMRETPQKWQAGRFVHPHDACFDQDGNIFVAEWVATGRITKLKRLS
- a CDS encoding arylsulfatase; the protein is MPNSRLPRFVILFCTFCFLFSFGTHLSAAEKPNIILIMCDDMGYSDIGCYGGEVETPHLNRLAREGMRFTQFYNNAKCTTTRASILTGLYPRFGKGGHMRQNMVTLGEAMKVAGYHTGLSGKWHLMRTKGYAKSKYPGGWIDRYDKTTHPFFRGFDSYYGVLDGCCNFFDPTISDPPYKRAGIRSFGHDDKAVTQFKEDYYTTDAFTDHTLDMIQRYSKDEKPFFIHLCYTAPHYPLHAKPKDIAKYVGKFKMGWDQMRKDRWKRIQKMGLAGENWSLSEGDSRSYAWETANHEFEDLRMAVYAAMIDSMDQNIGRIMTTLKATNQLDNTLVLFLSDNGGCSEEPGGRDPNKRTPGPKDDYVAVGPSWGWAQNSPFRRYKSWVHEGGISTPCIAWWPGKVPAGSINRSPAHIIDLMPTFLEMAETEYPKTYQGHDILPVEGTSMLALLKGEEKSLHNSLAWYWSGNRALRQGPWKLVWDSQVKEWELYDINADRCEINNLAAQHPDRVKQMTKDWFAWADKVELRSKLKADRKKKK
- a CDS encoding exo-alpha-sialidase translates to MMKSLSWFTTVTLALTLFCQSVLVAGNETKSPQIKLSPQTRARCLEVLREAIRSDEFWPSMHAAEALTLAGEGAEVRDLLEPKLKTEKDDQHRCGLARELVRAGDRSKAAIMFQILAGKDPHGHVHACESLYKVNELGDGILIREAMQSENPRKAMMAAALLSRWGNQDALRLVRKFLNDPDISVASVAAWIIARVGDQQDIPALKANLKRTDDPFVRAYFETALAMHGDPEGLQAIEKNLDSDNPAIKTYSAIFAGEAGASHLKAKLIKQLNDDNLDARVRAAQALIVLAKTAPHPRGEVVVNELFPSSKKYPRYSEGSILPLNDGSLLYATTQFIDSGSDFATARIIGKTSTDGGRTWSEPRVLQENTGKKNVMSATLRYIKGPMHEKRPIGLFYLKKNTYSDLKAYLKISEDNGKTFGEAIEITVPPGYHVMNNDRITILSSGRWLAPVASTADVRNVNHFVCTCFISDDQGKTWRQSKGSVDYAKRGAMEPEVCELKNGNVLMIFRTQSGHIGSSVSEDGGETWGKPGSWGVRAPEAPATLRRIPSTGDLMLIWNDHFKAGAGHGGKRTPLTVAISSDEGKTWKFKKNLENNPDHEYSYISLMFHQGRAIMGYYVSYEKNVISSRFRSVPLAWFYQPADD
- a CDS encoding outer membrane protein assembly factor BamB family protein, whose amino-acid sequence is MKRLLSLSLLFLISHPICIIAGEEKKDSVEPINVKAIDWPWWRGPQRNGIAYANQNPPLKWSKAENIVWKSPIPGRGYSSPTVVGNRIYLATANKKNEAQSVLCYDRATGKQLWQTIIHKGGFSTKGNKKSTHASSTVACDGKRLFINFVNNGAAYTTALTLDGRLLWQTKITDYVIHQGYGSSPAIYDSLVIVSADNKGGGAIAALKRKDGSVVWKIDRPKTPNYPSPIILNVAGKDQVLMTGCDLVTGIEPLTGKKLWEIEGATTECVTSTVTNGDLILTSGGYPKNHMSAVKADGSGTVVWENSNRMYVPSMLVQGDTIYSVTDNGVAICWDIKTGKQIWKARLGGTFSSSPVLVGDRIYVTNEAGETYIFKADPKEFELLGENKLGTEVFATPTFCDSRIYMRVSEEVDGKRQELLYCIGKR